The Acetivibrio saccincola genome window below encodes:
- a CDS encoding SF1B family DNA helicase RecD2: protein MVTYEGVVEEIIFTNEVNGFTVCEIQNDEETIIAVGFMPFINVGETLKVTGKMVNHPDYGEQLKVEMYEKTLPKTIEAIEKYLGSGLIKGVGPATARKIVKRFGEDTLNIIQFHPEELATIKGIKLEKALKIGEIFAEQKELKDVVMFLQEYGISPSFSAKIYKHFGSGTIEKIRSNPYILAEEIHGITFKTADRIAKTIGIAPDSEHRIASGIKYVLSQAAAAGHTFVRSDNLTEYTSNLLDVDISNIDNVLISLVMDKSVYVEKCEDHNRVYLSAFYNAELGVARRLFNLSMAEFKFDLKDFDKKIEAIQEKEGIILADKQKEAVREALTNGVLVITGGPGTGKTTIIKTIISLLDGEGYEVALAAPTGRAAKRMTEATGYEAKTIHRLLEIGYVGDGDQLVFMKTEGNPIEADVVIIDEMSMVDILLMNNLLKAIAYGTRLILVGDVDQLPPVGAGNVLSDIIKSGIIKTVKLTEVFRQARESMIVVNAHCINRGEDVVLNEKDKDFFLVSRNTPMEIAKTILELCGTRIPNCYGFDPMKDIQVLTPMRKGIVGVSNLNKELQEILNPQDKNKREKVFRDFSFREGDKVMQIKNNYNLKWEKKDNSLENGTGVFNGDTGIICEIDNEEQRVVVCFEDEKIVSYDFTIIDELELAYAVTVHKSQGSEFPVIIMPVFSGPPVLLTRNLLYTAVTRARNLVILVGSKKCLEDMIQNDRETNRNSDLVGKLISLVV, encoded by the coding sequence TTGGTTACTTATGAGGGTGTGGTTGAAGAAATAATATTCACAAACGAAGTAAACGGATTTACTGTATGCGAAATACAAAACGATGAGGAAACCATAATAGCTGTAGGTTTCATGCCATTTATAAACGTGGGAGAAACGCTGAAAGTTACCGGCAAAATGGTGAATCACCCGGATTATGGCGAACAGCTTAAGGTTGAGATGTATGAAAAAACCCTCCCAAAGACAATTGAAGCCATTGAAAAGTATTTAGGCTCAGGACTTATAAAAGGCGTGGGACCTGCCACCGCCAGAAAAATTGTAAAAAGATTCGGGGAGGATACTTTAAATATAATCCAATTCCATCCAGAAGAGTTGGCAACTATAAAGGGTATAAAGCTGGAAAAGGCTTTGAAAATAGGAGAGATATTTGCAGAGCAGAAGGAACTTAAAGATGTGGTAATGTTTTTGCAGGAATATGGAATAAGCCCAAGCTTTTCTGCTAAAATATACAAGCACTTTGGAAGCGGTACAATTGAAAAAATCAGATCAAATCCATATATACTTGCAGAAGAAATACATGGAATAACATTTAAAACTGCAGACAGGATTGCAAAAACCATAGGAATTGCGCCTGATTCAGAACACAGAATTGCAAGCGGTATAAAGTATGTGCTGTCCCAGGCAGCAGCGGCAGGACATACTTTTGTGAGAAGTGATAACTTGACAGAATACACTTCCAATCTTTTGGATGTTGATATTTCCAACATTGACAATGTCCTTATATCCCTTGTAATGGACAAGTCTGTTTATGTGGAAAAATGTGAAGACCACAACAGAGTGTATTTAAGTGCATTTTATAATGCAGAGCTTGGTGTTGCCAGAAGGCTTTTTAACCTGTCCATGGCAGAGTTTAAATTTGATTTAAAGGATTTTGATAAAAAAATTGAAGCTATCCAGGAAAAAGAAGGGATAATACTTGCCGATAAACAAAAAGAGGCGGTAAGGGAAGCCTTAACAAACGGTGTGCTGGTAATTACCGGAGGTCCCGGAACGGGTAAAACCACCATTATAAAGACAATAATAAGCCTGTTAGATGGTGAAGGGTATGAGGTTGCATTGGCAGCCCCAACAGGCCGGGCTGCAAAGAGAATGACGGAAGCCACAGGATATGAGGCAAAAACCATACACAGACTTTTAGAAATAGGGTATGTTGGGGACGGGGATCAGCTTGTGTTTATGAAGACTGAAGGAAACCCCATTGAGGCGGATGTGGTTATAATAGATGAGATGTCTATGGTGGATATACTTCTTATGAACAATTTGCTTAAAGCCATAGCGTATGGTACAAGGCTGATACTTGTAGGAGATGTGGATCAGCTCCCCCCGGTGGGTGCAGGAAATGTCTTAAGTGACATTATAAAAAGCGGTATTATTAAGACGGTAAAACTGACAGAAGTATTCAGGCAAGCCCGGGAGAGTATGATAGTTGTTAACGCCCACTGTATAAACAGAGGGGAAGATGTTGTTCTAAACGAAAAGGACAAGGATTTCTTTTTGGTGTCAAGAAATACCCCTATGGAAATTGCAAAAACCATATTGGAACTTTGCGGCACAAGAATACCTAATTGTTACGGTTTTGACCCGATGAAGGATATTCAGGTTTTGACACCTATGAGAAAGGGAATAGTTGGAGTTTCAAATTTAAACAAAGAACTTCAGGAAATATTAAATCCCCAGGATAAAAACAAAAGGGAAAAGGTCTTCAGGGATTTTTCCTTCCGTGAAGGGGACAAGGTAATGCAGATAAAAAATAACTATAATTTAAAATGGGAAAAGAAAGACAACTCCCTTGAAAATGGTACAGGAGTTTTTAACGGAGATACAGGCATAATATGTGAAATAGACAATGAAGAGCAAAGAGTGGTTGTGTGTTTTGAAGATGAAAAAATAGTCAGCTACGACTTTACAATTATAGATGAATTAGAGCTGGCATATGCCGTCACGGTTCACAAAAGCCAGGGAAGTGAATTTCCGGTAATAATAATGCCTGTTTTTTCAGGTCCCCCGGTACTTTTGACAAGAAATTTACTGTATACAGCTGTTACAAGAGCCAGGAATTTAGTTATTCTGGTAGGTTCTAAAAAATGCCTTGAAGATATGATTCAAAATGACAGGGAGACCAATAGAAATTCAGATTTGGTGGGAAAATTAATTTCGCTGGTGGTATAA
- a CDS encoding AAA family ATPase, translating into MFTRVKIKNYKSLINLDVDLSAKKKQPKPLVVIYGENGVGKSNFASVFFTLCESLSTMLARTELQKLIDRNDLKDLIHDEEFRKWIAENLKDTESIIKSCKTINSTENMVLEFEFVIENKHGRYLIEYDDSKIVHEKLEYVLNKNRTLFFEIAGDKIKVNEKIFKDGEYLKEFYDLLEKYNGKHSFLSILIFEIEDKADGYVKQRINERLYEVLVSFILMSVRVKSGYGIERGFRGLRHKIFKDLDEGVISIEDEEELNKAEKMINEFFTLAYSDIKEAYYKREKIDGKIKYNLFFKKMMYGKIVDISYELESTGTQALLQIMPFLLMSVEGRTVIIDELDTGIHDLLINNVLCNISDSTRGQLIITTHNTMFLESPDINPEYIYTFFVDKDANKELVSIVEFEDRTHPNLNYRNRYLKGMYGGIPFTRDIDFEELLEIME; encoded by the coding sequence ATGTTTACACGTGTGAAAATTAAAAATTATAAATCTCTAATTAATTTGGATGTTGATTTATCTGCCAAGAAAAAACAACCAAAACCTTTAGTTGTTATATATGGTGAAAACGGAGTAGGAAAATCCAATTTTGCGTCAGTATTTTTTACCTTATGCGAATCGTTAAGTACCATGTTGGCAAGGACAGAATTACAGAAGCTTATAGACAGGAATGATTTAAAAGATTTAATACATGATGAAGAATTCAGAAAATGGATTGCTGAAAATTTAAAAGATACAGAATCAATTATTAAAAGTTGCAAGACAATTAATTCTACTGAAAACATGGTTCTTGAGTTTGAATTTGTAATTGAAAACAAACATGGGAGATATCTTATAGAATATGATGACAGCAAAATTGTTCATGAAAAATTAGAATATGTGTTAAATAAAAATAGAACTCTGTTTTTTGAAATAGCTGGAGACAAGATCAAAGTTAATGAGAAAATATTTAAAGATGGTGAATACTTAAAGGAGTTTTATGATTTATTAGAAAAATACAATGGTAAGCATAGCTTTTTGTCAATTCTTATTTTTGAAATTGAGGATAAAGCTGATGGATATGTAAAGCAAAGGATTAATGAGCGCCTTTATGAAGTACTGGTATCATTCATTTTAATGTCCGTCCGTGTAAAGTCAGGATATGGTATAGAAAGAGGTTTTAGAGGACTTCGCCATAAAATTTTTAAAGATCTTGATGAGGGAGTAATATCCATTGAAGATGAAGAAGAGTTAAATAAAGCAGAAAAAATGATAAATGAGTTTTTTACACTGGCGTATTCAGACATTAAAGAAGCTTATTACAAACGGGAAAAAATTGATGGAAAAATAAAGTATAATTTGTTCTTTAAAAAAATGATGTATGGAAAAATTGTTGATATAAGCTACGAATTAGAGTCCACGGGAACACAAGCTTTATTGCAAATAATGCCCTTTCTTTTGATGAGTGTTGAAGGAAGAACCGTTATTATTGACGAATTAGATACAGGTATCCATGATTTGCTTATTAATAATGTTTTATGCAATATTTCCGACTCAACTAGAGGTCAATTAATCATTACAACACACAATACCATGTTTTTGGAATCACCGGACATTAATCCGGAATATATTTACACATTTTTTGTGGATAAAGATGCAAATAAAGAATTAGTATCAATTGTAGAATTTGAGGACAGAACTCATCCAAATTTGAATTACAGAAATAGATATTTAAAAGGGATGTATGGCGGAATACCATTTACCAGGGATATTGATTTTGAAGAACTGTTAGAGATAATGGAATAG
- the flgM gene encoding flagellar biosynthesis anti-sigma factor FlgM — MKIQGEIPKVPKVYDSQKNISKADVVNKVIYKKDVVSISSQGREFQTVMKALKNVPDIRKDKVEKIEKQIQSGDYKVSGEDIADSILRKITEKKI; from the coding sequence ATGAAAATTCAGGGAGAAATCCCCAAAGTACCCAAAGTATACGACAGTCAGAAGAACATAAGCAAGGCAGATGTGGTAAACAAAGTTATTTACAAGAAAGATGTGGTATCCATCTCATCACAGGGAAGAGAGTTCCAGACAGTTATGAAAGCATTAAAAAATGTACCTGACATTAGAAAGGACAAAGTGGAAAAGATTGAAAAACAAATACAATCCGGTGACTATAAAGTAAGCGGGGAAGATATTGCAGACAGTATACTCAGGAAAATCACTGAAAAGAAAATATAA
- the ftsH gene encoding ATP-dependent zinc metalloprotease FtsH, whose protein sequence is MKHFKNMSFYIVLLIILMLVLIFFQSGGKPDDMYYSELLMQIKNGNVEKIELEGNAATVLLKGEGPNRTRTVYIPDVHLFSLQVEEYYTQEGGFVYIFKEPSTPPWWVAMIPTLGLIVIVVLFWIFFLQQSQGGGGNRVMSFGKSRAKMTIDDKKKVNFNDVAGAKEEKEELQEIVEFLKNPKKFVELGARIPKGVLLVGPPGTGKTLLAKAVSGEAGVPFFSISGSDFVEMFVGVGASRVRDLFEQAKKNSPCIIFIDEIDAVGRHRGAGLGGGHDEREQTLNQLLVEMDGFGVNEGVIILAATNRPDILDPALLRPGRFDRRVVVGLPDIKGREEILRVHARGKPLSEDVRLDELAKSTPGFTGADLENLLNEAALLAARAEKTKITMEEIKEAVFKVVVGPEKKSRVMSDKEKRLTAYHEAGHAMAVKYVSTTDRVDRISIIPSGMAGGYTAHKPDEDKNYNTKSHLLEKITVALGGRAAEQLVLGEISTGAYQDLKMANGVARSMITKYGMSDNLKNLVFGNESDEVFIGRDFAQTRNYSEEIAAQIDKEVKHIIDTCYEKIMKILKDNINTLHAVANALIEKEKIDGQEFEEIISSTT, encoded by the coding sequence TTGAAACATTTTAAGAACATGAGCTTTTATATAGTATTGCTTATAATACTAATGTTAGTTCTCATATTTTTTCAAAGTGGCGGAAAGCCCGATGATATGTACTATTCTGAACTTTTAATGCAAATTAAAAACGGCAATGTGGAAAAAATTGAGCTTGAGGGAAATGCTGCTACAGTATTGTTGAAAGGAGAAGGACCAAACAGGACCAGGACGGTGTATATACCTGATGTGCACTTATTTTCCCTGCAAGTAGAAGAATACTACACCCAGGAAGGTGGCTTTGTATACATTTTTAAAGAGCCTTCAACACCCCCATGGTGGGTAGCTATGATACCTACACTGGGCTTAATAGTTATAGTTGTGCTTTTTTGGATATTCTTCCTCCAGCAGTCCCAGGGCGGAGGGGGAAACAGGGTTATGTCCTTTGGTAAGAGCAGGGCAAAGATGACCATTGATGATAAAAAGAAAGTTAATTTCAACGATGTGGCAGGAGCAAAGGAAGAAAAAGAGGAACTACAGGAAATAGTAGAGTTTTTGAAAAACCCTAAAAAGTTTGTTGAATTAGGAGCCAGAATTCCTAAGGGAGTGCTATTGGTAGGACCTCCGGGAACAGGTAAGACCCTATTGGCAAAAGCGGTATCCGGGGAGGCAGGAGTTCCTTTTTTCAGCATAAGTGGTTCTGATTTTGTGGAAATGTTTGTAGGTGTTGGTGCATCAAGGGTAAGGGATCTTTTTGAACAGGCAAAGAAGAATTCACCATGTATTATTTTTATAGATGAGATTGACGCCGTTGGAAGACACCGTGGTGCAGGACTTGGCGGTGGCCATGATGAGCGTGAACAGACGCTAAACCAGCTCCTTGTTGAGATGGACGGTTTTGGTGTAAATGAAGGAGTAATTATTTTGGCGGCAACCAACAGACCTGATATTTTAGACCCGGCCCTCTTAAGACCCGGAAGATTTGACAGGCGGGTTGTGGTGGGCTTACCGGACATCAAAGGAAGGGAAGAAATTTTAAGAGTTCATGCAAGGGGTAAGCCGTTATCTGAAGATGTAAGGCTGGATGAATTGGCAAAAAGTACACCGGGCTTTACAGGTGCAGATTTGGAAAACCTTCTTAATGAGGCTGCCCTTTTAGCGGCAAGAGCTGAAAAGACGAAGATAACCATGGAAGAAATTAAAGAAGCTGTGTTTAAGGTTGTTGTGGGACCTGAGAAGAAGAGCAGGGTTATGAGTGATAAAGAAAAGAGGCTTACAGCTTACCATGAAGCAGGTCATGCTATGGCTGTAAAATACGTATCCACAACTGACAGGGTAGACAGAATATCAATAATACCTTCAGGTATGGCCGGGGGTTATACTGCTCATAAACCTGATGAAGACAAAAACTACAATACAAAATCCCACCTTTTAGAAAAGATAACCGTTGCATTAGGGGGAAGGGCTGCAGAGCAGCTTGTACTTGGTGAGATAAGCACAGGAGCCTACCAGGATCTGAAGATGGCAAACGGGGTAGCAAGAAGCATGATAACCAAGTACGGAATGAGTGACAACCTTAAAAACTTAGTTTTCGGCAATGAAAGTGACGAAGTGTTTATAGGAAGGGATTTTGCCCAGACAAGAAATTACAGTGAAGAAATAGCAGCGCAGATTGACAAAGAAGTTAAACACATAATAGATACATGCTATGAAAAAATAATGAAAATACTAAAGGATAATATAAATACACTTCATGCAGTAGCTAATGCATTGATAGAGAAAGAAAAAATTGATGGACAGGAATTTGAAGAGATTATTAGCAGTACAACATAA
- a CDS encoding ComF family protein, whose product MDIKSEEFICSDCPSKIPFLNEEISLKPGDFYDGILCLFKYKGIVKNAITRYKFHGKMSYYRVFARLLAEKIKETEILQNTDMILSVPLHRNKEQKRGYNQAYLIAKELGKLLETEEQSHVLKRIRNTESQSLLPKYKRESNVKGAFLVVHPSKIKGKSILLVDDVMTTGSTLNECSRVLKEAGAEKVFVAVLATGRNV is encoded by the coding sequence TTGGATATTAAAAGTGAAGAATTTATATGTTCTGACTGTCCATCTAAAATCCCTTTTCTTAATGAAGAAATATCCCTTAAGCCCGGTGATTTTTATGATGGAATACTATGTCTCTTTAAATACAAAGGCATTGTAAAAAATGCTATTACCAGATACAAATTCCACGGTAAAATGTCCTATTACAGGGTTTTTGCAAGACTCTTGGCAGAGAAAATAAAAGAAACAGAAATCCTTCAAAATACGGACATGATACTAAGTGTGCCTCTTCATAGAAATAAAGAACAAAAAAGAGGCTACAACCAGGCATATCTTATTGCAAAAGAATTGGGGAAGCTATTAGAAACAGAAGAACAATCCCACGTTTTAAAAAGAATAAGAAATACTGAAAGTCAAAGCCTTTTGCCTAAATATAAGAGGGAATCCAATGTTAAAGGGGCCTTTTTGGTGGTGCATCCTTCTAAAATAAAAGGCAAAAGCATACTTCTTGTTGATGATGTAATGACCACAGGAAGTACGTTAAATGAGTGCAGCCGTGTATTAAAGGAGGCAGGGGCAGAGAAAGTTTTTGTTGCTGTTTTGGCAACAGGAAGAAATGTGTAA
- a CDS encoding flagellar protein FlgN has translation MEYEKLNALFNVLNEETRIYEEILKLSREKKDIVIEGKVAELEKITKIEQSLVVNLGKLETLREKCVEEIADQLNIKPSELTITELSKHLNEENSKKLIECKTKLENILKELKEINQLNSKLIKNSLDYIDFSLNILSAASETNNNYNNDGEVSGGSKRTFMDIKL, from the coding sequence ATGGAATATGAAAAGTTAAATGCCCTTTTTAATGTTTTAAATGAAGAAACCCGTATTTACGAAGAAATCCTAAAGCTGTCTAGGGAAAAGAAGGATATAGTCATTGAAGGAAAGGTAGCGGAACTTGAAAAAATCACTAAAATTGAGCAGTCCCTTGTGGTAAATTTGGGAAAACTGGAAACTTTGCGTGAAAAATGTGTTGAGGAAATAGCGGACCAGTTGAATATTAAGCCTTCAGAACTTACAATTACTGAATTGTCAAAACATTTAAATGAGGAAAACTCAAAAAAACTTATTGAATGCAAAACTAAATTGGAAAATATTTTAAAAGAACTTAAAGAAATTAATCAGCTAAATTCAAAACTAATAAAAAATTCTCTTGATTATATTGATTTTTCCCTAAACATTTTGTCTGCAGCATCCGAAACTAATAATAACTACAACAATGACGGGGAAGTAAGTGGAGGAAGTAAAAGGACATTTATGGATATAAAGCTATAA
- the metK gene encoding methionine adenosyltransferase has translation MARKLFTSESVTEGHPDKICDQISDAVLDAIYAEDPMARVACETAVTTGLVLVSGEITTSCYVDIPKIVRQTIKEIGYDRAKFGFDGDTCAVLTAIDEQSPDIAMGVDKALEAKTGEISEEEIEAIGAGDQGMMFGYACDETPELMPMPISLAHKLTKKLADVRKEGILKYLRPDGKSQVTVEYEEDKPVRVDTVVISTQHSEDVDLETIKKDIIEHVIKPVIPSDLIDDNTKFFINPTGRFVVGGPQGDAGLTGRKIIVDTYGGFARHGGGAFSGKDPTKVDRSATYAARYVAKNIVAAGLAKRCEVQLAYAIGVARPVSVRVDTFGTSTIDEEKIEKLIEKHFDLRPAGIIKTLDLRRPIYKQTAAYGHFGRTDLDLPWERTDKADVLREEAAKM, from the coding sequence ATGGCGAGAAAATTATTTACGTCTGAGTCCGTAACTGAAGGACATCCGGACAAAATATGCGATCAGATATCTGATGCGGTGTTGGATGCGATTTATGCTGAAGATCCTATGGCGAGAGTAGCTTGTGAGACGGCGGTTACAACCGGGCTGGTTCTTGTTTCAGGCGAGATTACAACCAGCTGTTATGTAGATATACCTAAGATTGTAAGGCAGACGATAAAAGAGATAGGATATGACAGGGCAAAGTTTGGATTCGACGGGGATACATGTGCTGTTTTGACTGCAATAGATGAACAGTCACCTGATATAGCTATGGGTGTTGATAAAGCTTTAGAAGCAAAGACAGGGGAAATATCAGAGGAAGAAATTGAAGCAATTGGCGCAGGTGACCAGGGAATGATGTTCGGGTACGCTTGTGATGAAACTCCGGAATTGATGCCCATGCCAATTTCTTTAGCACACAAGCTTACAAAAAAGCTTGCAGATGTAAGGAAGGAAGGCATACTTAAGTATCTAAGACCTGATGGGAAGTCCCAGGTGACAGTTGAATATGAAGAGGACAAGCCGGTGAGGGTGGACACTGTGGTAATTTCTACCCAGCATAGTGAAGATGTTGATTTAGAAACAATAAAAAAAGATATTATTGAACATGTTATAAAGCCTGTAATACCTTCTGATTTAATTGATGACAACACCAAGTTTTTCATTAATCCGACAGGCAGGTTTGTTGTAGGAGGACCTCAAGGGGATGCTGGTCTTACCGGAAGAAAGATAATTGTAGATACTTATGGTGGATTTGCAAGACACGGTGGAGGGGCATTTTCAGGAAAGGACCCCACAAAAGTTGACCGTTCAGCAACATATGCAGCACGTTATGTTGCAAAAAATATAGTGGCAGCAGGACTTGCTAAAAGGTGTGAAGTTCAGCTGGCTTATGCAATAGGTGTTGCAAGACCTGTATCAGTAAGGGTTGATACTTTTGGAACAAGTACAATAGACGAAGAAAAAATAGAAAAATTGATTGAAAAGCATTTTGATTTAAGGCCGGCAGGCATAATAAAGACTCTAGATTTAAGAAGACCTATATACAAGCAAACGGCAGCATACGGCCATTTTGGAAGAACAGATTTAGACCTGCCCTGGGAAAGGACAGACAAGGCAGATGTGCTTCGTGAAGAGGCAGCAAAAATGTAA
- the hpt gene encoding hypoxanthine phosphoribosyltransferase, translating to MLEDIEKVLITREELQKSAEELGKRISADYRGKKLVLIGVLKGGVVFLSDLIRHIDIPLDLDFISVSSYGDSTRSSGVVRIMKDVDIDVMGKHVLIVEDLVDSGLTLKYLKDLFQARGPKDVKCCAALDKPSRREVEIEIEYKGIEIPDEFVVGYGMDFAERYRNLPDVCVLKPHIYYE from the coding sequence ATGCTTGAGGATATTGAAAAAGTTTTAATTACAAGGGAAGAGCTGCAAAAAAGTGCAGAAGAACTTGGGAAAAGAATTTCAGCTGACTACAGAGGGAAAAAGCTTGTTTTGATAGGCGTATTAAAAGGAGGCGTGGTGTTTTTATCAGACCTCATAAGGCATATAGACATACCTTTGGACCTGGATTTTATTTCAGTTTCCAGCTACGGTGATTCCACCCGTTCCTCCGGTGTAGTGCGTATAATGAAAGATGTTGATATTGACGTAATGGGAAAACATGTTTTAATAGTTGAAGATTTGGTGGATTCAGGGCTTACATTGAAATATTTGAAAGATCTTTTTCAAGCAAGGGGACCTAAAGATGTAAAATGCTGTGCTGCACTAGATAAGCCTTCCAGAAGAGAAGTTGAAATTGAAATAGAATATAAGGGAATAGAAATACCGGATGAATTTGTAGTTGGTTATGGAATGGATTTTGCAGAAAGATATAGAAATTTACCGGATGTCTGTGTACTAAAACCGCATATTTATTATGAATAA
- a CDS encoding MerR family transcriptional regulator: protein MEMRNCRSCGKIFAYIGKPVCPTCSKKDEEDFKRVKEYLYENPGASVVQISNDLEISVRKIKTYLREGRLEIIGDEGNLLLECEICGKSIRTGRFCQECSDELVRDIKSVSSQMKKPEVEENKKKMGGAMRYLNRRD, encoded by the coding sequence ATGGAAATGAGGAATTGCAGAAGTTGTGGAAAAATATTTGCATATATAGGAAAGCCTGTTTGTCCTACTTGCAGTAAAAAGGACGAAGAAGATTTTAAAAGGGTGAAGGAATACCTTTATGAAAATCCCGGGGCTTCTGTTGTGCAAATATCAAACGACTTAGAAATAAGCGTAAGAAAAATAAAGACTTACCTCAGGGAAGGACGCTTAGAAATAATAGGCGATGAGGGCAATTTGCTGTTAGAGTGTGAAATATGCGGTAAGTCAATTAGAACCGGGCGTTTTTGCCAGGAGTGTTCTGATGAGCTTGTAAGGGATATTAAGTCAGTGAGCAGTCAGATGAAAAAACCTGAAGTTGAAGAAAATAAGAAAAAGATGGGCGGGGCAATGAGATATCTCAATAGAAGGGACTAA
- the tilS gene encoding tRNA lysidine(34) synthetase TilS — translation MIENNINENGMINDAIVEKVLKDIKDKNLIERGDTVVVGLSGGPDSVCLLHVLKSIEKIMNIKIKAVHVNHMLRGQDSFDDEEYVKILCKKLNVDLRTEQINLADIAKKKKLSIEEAGREERYRIFEKAAKEFNGDKIAVAHNKNDQAETVLMNIIRGTGLSGLRGMDFKRGKIIRPLLGIDRLEIEGYCNKYKLKPRIDRTNLESIYTRNKIRLDLIPYINESFSTDIVSKLVKMSEIIKNENDFIEYYTDKLYNKALVKRSEGEVELNTEIFNNYHKGVKGRILRKAIKEVTGFIRGIESIHIDDAIGLALDGRVGAVIHLPHKIRVEKSYRTLKVYQFKGFPQVNLYNVKLNIPGDTLVQEDKFILRASIINGLNTADYKKNQKTSKVQYFDYDKLKGGINIRKREGGDIIKPVNSNGTKKLKKYFIDEKIPIDIRNHIPLVAKGKEIVWIIGYVISDKFKITKDTQKILKLEFIKLET, via the coding sequence ATGATTGAAAATAATATTAATGAAAATGGTATGATAAATGATGCTATTGTAGAAAAAGTTTTGAAAGATATAAAGGATAAAAATCTTATTGAGAGAGGGGATACCGTAGTAGTGGGCTTATCCGGCGGTCCGGACTCGGTGTGCCTTCTTCATGTTCTAAAAAGCATTGAAAAGATTATGAATATTAAGATTAAAGCAGTTCATGTAAATCACATGCTAAGGGGTCAGGATTCTTTTGATGATGAAGAATATGTCAAAATCCTTTGCAAAAAGCTAAATGTTGACTTAAGGACAGAACAAATTAATTTAGCGGATATTGCAAAAAAGAAAAAGCTTTCCATAGAAGAAGCAGGAAGAGAGGAAAGGTACAGGATTTTTGAAAAGGCGGCAAAAGAATTTAATGGAGATAAAATAGCTGTTGCACACAACAAAAATGACCAGGCAGAGACGGTACTTATGAACATAATAAGGGGTACAGGGCTTTCAGGCCTTAGAGGCATGGATTTTAAAAGAGGCAAAATTATAAGGCCCCTCCTTGGTATTGACAGATTGGAAATTGAAGGGTATTGTAATAAATACAAGTTAAAGCCTAGAATTGACAGGACAAATCTAGAATCAATTTATACCAGAAACAAAATAAGGCTTGATTTGATACCCTACATTAATGAGAGTTTTAGTACAGACATTGTATCAAAACTTGTAAAAATGTCTGAAATAATTAAAAATGAAAATGATTTTATTGAATATTATACAGATAAATTGTATAATAAAGCTTTAGTAAAAAGAAGTGAAGGAGAAGTAGAATTAAATACAGAAATATTTAATAATTATCATAAGGGTGTTAAGGGGAGGATTTTGAGAAAGGCAATAAAAGAAGTGACAGGATTTATAAGAGGTATAGAAAGTATACACATTGATGATGCTATCGGGCTGGCTTTAGATGGCAGGGTTGGGGCAGTGATACATCTCCCCCACAAGATTAGGGTTGAAAAATCGTACCGGACTTTGAAGGTGTATCAATTCAAAGGTTTTCCACAGGTTAATCTTTACAATGTAAAGCTAAATATACCAGGAGATACTTTAGTACAGGAAGATAAGTTTATTTTAAGGGCAAGTATAATTAACGGTTTAAATACAGCAGATTATAAAAAAAATCAGAAAACCTCTAAAGTTCAATATTTTGATTATGACAAGCTTAAGGGTGGAATAAATATAAGAAAAAGGGAGGGCGGGGATATAATTAAGCCCGTTAACTCAAATGGCACTAAAAAATTAAAAAAGTATTTTATTGATGAAAAAATACCGATAGATATAAGGAACCACATTCCACTTGTGGCAAAAGGCAAGGAAATAGTGTGGATTATAGGATATGTTATAAGTGATAAATTCAAAATTACCAAAGACACCCAAAAAATATTAAAACTTGAATTTATAAAACTTGAAACTTAA